One window of the Anaeromyxobacter dehalogenans 2CP-C genome contains the following:
- a CDS encoding superoxide dismutase, with product MADVKRYTPHDFSKVRGLTGISDKQVEEHLKLYEGYVKRTNALTEKLQGLCNEGKASGADPVFAELTRRLGFEYSGMVNHEYYFANLAPGAQAEPPAGGKLRKAIEASFGKYETWLADFRAIATMPGIGWAMTFQDPTTGWLSNHWLTLHENNVPVGFRPVLALDGWEHAFMRDYLATERAKYVDAFFKNVNWEAVEKRLA from the coding sequence ATGGCAGACGTGAAGCGCTACACCCCGCACGACTTCTCCAAGGTGCGCGGCCTCACCGGCATCTCCGACAAGCAGGTCGAGGAGCACCTCAAGCTGTACGAGGGCTACGTGAAGCGCACCAACGCGCTCACCGAGAAGCTCCAGGGGCTGTGCAACGAGGGCAAGGCCTCCGGCGCCGACCCGGTGTTCGCGGAGCTCACCCGCCGCCTCGGCTTCGAGTACTCCGGCATGGTGAACCACGAGTACTACTTCGCGAACCTCGCCCCGGGCGCGCAGGCCGAGCCGCCCGCCGGCGGCAAGCTCCGCAAGGCGATCGAGGCGTCGTTCGGCAAGTACGAGACCTGGCTCGCCGACTTCCGCGCCATCGCCACCATGCCGGGCATCGGCTGGGCCATGACGTTCCAGGACCCGACCACCGGCTGGCTGTCGAACCACTGGCTCACGCTGCACGAGAACAACGTGCCGGTGGGCTTCCGGCCGGTGCTGGCGCTGGACGGCTGGGAGCACGCGTTCATGCGCGACTACCTCGCCACCGAGCGCGCGAAGTACGTGGACGCGTTCTTCAAGAACGTGAACTGGGAGGCGGTCGAGAAGCGGCTCGCGTAG
- a CDS encoding tetratricopeptide repeat protein, producing MPSPAPRRSVRPSPTALAAALAAALLAPACAAVPRLHPRAAEEVERGYRHLAGGDPERAEVAFEHALAFDPDFPEAENGLAVVARLRGDLPVAMRHLERALRLRSDFPEAHANLGEALLAAGDARGAEAALREALRLDPDLADARQNLARALLRRALAPGADRAAGLAAARRELLHLLETEPGRASAHHDLALVDDLEARWAAAERGYRRATELAPAYPEALHGLCTALVRLDRCAEAVAACERCVEAAPGLEACRTSLRGAAACAGRAAR from the coding sequence ATGCCCAGCCCCGCCCCGCGGCGCAGCGTCCGCCCCTCCCCCACCGCCCTGGCCGCCGCGCTCGCGGCCGCGCTGCTCGCCCCCGCCTGCGCCGCCGTGCCGCGCCTCCACCCCCGGGCCGCCGAGGAGGTCGAGCGCGGGTACCGCCACCTCGCCGGCGGCGACCCGGAGCGGGCCGAGGTGGCGTTCGAGCACGCGCTCGCGTTCGACCCGGATTTCCCGGAGGCGGAGAACGGCCTGGCGGTGGTGGCGCGCCTCCGCGGCGACCTGCCGGTGGCGATGCGCCACCTGGAGCGGGCCCTGCGGCTGCGCTCCGACTTCCCCGAGGCGCACGCCAACCTGGGCGAGGCGCTGCTCGCCGCGGGCGACGCGCGGGGGGCCGAGGCCGCGCTGCGCGAGGCGCTGCGGCTCGACCCGGACCTCGCCGACGCGCGCCAGAACCTGGCGCGCGCGCTCCTCCGGCGGGCCCTCGCGCCCGGCGCGGACCGCGCCGCCGGGCTGGCCGCCGCGCGCCGCGAGCTCCTGCACCTGCTCGAGACCGAGCCCGGGCGCGCCTCGGCCCACCACGACCTCGCGCTGGTGGACGACCTGGAGGCGCGCTGGGCGGCGGCGGAGCGCGGCTACCGGCGCGCCACCGAGCTCGCCCCGGCGTACCCCGAGGCGCTGCACGGGCTCTGCACCGCGCTGGTGCGGCTGGACCGCTGCGCCGAGGCGGTGGCGGCCTGCGAGCGGTGCGTCGAGGCCGCGCCCGGGCTCGAGGCGTGCCGGACGAGCCTGCGCGGGGCGGCGGCCTGCGCCGGGCGCGCGGCGCGCTGA
- a CDS encoding 2-oxoacid:ferredoxin oxidoreductase subunit beta, producing MSEPVKPNPTSKYLRTERLPSIWCPGCGIGTTVNCFTRALDGSGFDLDKVAIVSGIGCTGRVAGYLNLDSFHTTHGRAIPFATGLQMANPDLKVVVYSGDGDLSAIGGNHLIHAARRNVDMLVVCVNNFTYGMTGGQVTPTTFQTAVASTTPYGAYEETFNLPRLVDSCGGVYVARWTSYHVKQLAKSMGEALNKKGFRFIEILSPCPTLYLRRNKLGEGLDEMKFYKEKSVIKNGASTTETDLDYRKEIVVGTFVNRERPTNVEAMEARMSEVLGAKYVPYESPGKKPAWA from the coding sequence ATGAGCGAGCCCGTCAAGCCCAACCCGACCTCGAAGTACCTCCGGACCGAGCGGCTGCCGTCCATCTGGTGCCCCGGCTGCGGCATCGGCACCACGGTGAACTGCTTCACGCGCGCGCTCGACGGCTCCGGCTTCGACCTCGACAAGGTCGCCATCGTCTCCGGCATCGGCTGCACCGGCCGCGTGGCGGGCTACCTGAACCTCGACTCGTTCCACACCACCCACGGCCGCGCCATCCCGTTCGCGACCGGCCTGCAGATGGCCAACCCGGACCTGAAGGTGGTGGTCTACTCCGGCGACGGCGACCTGTCCGCCATCGGCGGCAACCACCTCATCCACGCGGCCCGGCGCAACGTGGACATGCTGGTGGTGTGCGTGAACAACTTCACGTACGGCATGACCGGCGGCCAGGTCACGCCCACCACCTTCCAGACCGCGGTGGCGTCCACCACGCCGTACGGCGCCTACGAGGAGACGTTCAACCTGCCGCGCCTGGTGGACTCCTGCGGCGGCGTCTACGTGGCGCGCTGGACCTCCTACCACGTGAAGCAGCTCGCCAAGTCGATGGGCGAGGCCCTCAACAAGAAGGGCTTCCGCTTCATCGAGATCCTCTCGCCCTGCCCGACGCTCTACCTGCGCCGCAACAAGCTCGGCGAGGGGCTCGACGAGATGAAGTTCTACAAGGAGAAGAGCGTCATCAAGAACGGCGCGTCCACCACCGAGACCGACCTCGACTACCGCAAGGAGATCGTGGTCGGGACCTTCGTGAACCGTGAGCGCCCCACCAACGTCGAGGCGATGGAGGCCCGCATGAGCGAGGTCCTCGGCGCCAAGTACGTTCCCTACGAGTCCCCCGGCAAGAAGCCGGCGTGGGCGTGA
- a CDS encoding ribbon-helix-helix domain-containing protein yields MARKKISTTVYITPEQDERLKLLHARTKVPVAEYIRQGIDLVLEKYRGALPGQLTLEDVGEAKK; encoded by the coding sequence ATGGCGCGAAAGAAGATCTCCACGACGGTCTACATCACCCCGGAGCAGGACGAGCGGCTGAAGCTGCTCCACGCCCGCACCAAGGTGCCGGTCGCCGAGTACATCCGGCAGGGCATCGACCTCGTGCTCGAGAAGTACCGCGGGGCCCTCCCCGGCCAGCTGACGCTCGAGGACGTGGGCGAGGCGAAGAAATAG
- a CDS encoding 2-oxoacid:acceptor oxidoreductase family protein gives MGPTEIKIGGLGGQGVILGGIIIGKAAALFDDKHSCLTQAFGPEARGSACSAQVVVDEEPILYPYVHNPHLMVAMSQDAFAKFSPELRKDGTLIIEEDLVKPTGLPSTVKVYAVPATRIAEELGKKMVLNIVMVGFFTAITGLVSEQAAREAVKDSVPPATIDLNMKAFDRGFAYGKQLLAGPKN, from the coding sequence ATGGGTCCCACGGAGATCAAGATCGGCGGGCTGGGCGGCCAGGGCGTCATCCTCGGCGGCATCATCATCGGCAAGGCCGCCGCGCTGTTCGACGACAAGCACTCCTGCCTGACGCAGGCGTTCGGCCCCGAGGCGCGCGGGTCGGCCTGCAGCGCGCAGGTGGTGGTGGACGAGGAGCCGATCCTCTACCCCTACGTCCACAACCCGCACCTCATGGTGGCGATGTCCCAGGACGCGTTCGCCAAGTTCTCGCCCGAGCTGCGCAAGGACGGGACGCTCATCATCGAGGAGGACCTGGTGAAGCCGACCGGGCTGCCCTCGACGGTGAAGGTGTACGCCGTCCCGGCCACGCGCATCGCGGAGGAGCTGGGCAAGAAGATGGTGCTGAACATCGTGATGGTGGGCTTCTTCACCGCCATCACCGGGCTGGTCTCCGAGCAGGCGGCCCGCGAGGCGGTGAAGGACTCGGTCCCGCCCGCCACCATCGACCTCAACATGAAGGCGTTCGACCGCGGCTTCGCCTACGGCAAGCAGCTGCTCGCCGGCCCGAAGAACTAG
- the rpsL gene encoding 30S ribosomal protein S12, protein MPTISQLVRRGRERLQVKKKAPALKESPQKRGVCTRVYTTTPKKPNSALRKVARVRLTNGFEVTSYIPGVGHNLQEHSVVLIRGGRVKDLPGVRYHIIRGTLDAVGVQGRKQGRSKYGAKRAS, encoded by the coding sequence ATGCCGACGATCAGCCAGCTGGTGCGCAGGGGCCGCGAGAGGCTCCAGGTGAAGAAGAAGGCCCCGGCCCTCAAGGAGTCGCCGCAGAAGCGCGGCGTCTGCACGCGCGTCTACACGACGACGCCCAAGAAGCCGAACTCCGCGCTCCGCAAGGTCGCCCGCGTGCGCCTCACCAACGGCTTCGAGGTGACGAGCTACATCCCCGGCGTCGGTCACAACCTGCAGGAGCACTCGGTGGTGCTCATCCGCGGGGGCCGCGTGAAGGACCTCCCGGGCGTTCGCTACCACATCATCCGCGGGACCCTCGACGCCGTGGGCGTGCAGGGCCGCAAGCAGGGCCGCTCGAAGTACGGCGCCAAGCGCGCGAGCTAG
- a CDS encoding NAD-dependent epimerase/dehydratase family protein, with protein sequence MGKRILITGGAGFIGSTVADLFVEAGWDVAVLDDLSSGKRENVPRGARFYPVDVRSAAAAEAVRKERPQVICHHAAQIDVRRSMADPRLDADVNVGGLLNLMQAAAAAGSVEHVLFASSGGATYGDTEAVPTPETHPQAPVSHYGAAKAASELYLGVYRAALGIPVAALRYANVYGPRQDPHGEAGVVAIFCGRLLEGRPCTVYGDGGQTRDYVFVGDVARANLLAAERRHDGPLNVGTGVETDVNALYAHLARAAGVDRPAEHAPARPGEQRRSCIDPSLAGRAIGWRPEVPLADGLARTLEWFRARRA encoded by the coding sequence ATGGGCAAGCGCATCCTCATCACCGGCGGGGCCGGGTTCATCGGCTCCACCGTCGCGGATCTCTTCGTGGAGGCGGGCTGGGACGTCGCCGTGCTCGACGACCTCTCCAGCGGCAAGCGCGAGAACGTGCCCCGGGGCGCGCGCTTCTACCCGGTGGACGTGCGCAGCGCGGCCGCCGCGGAGGCGGTCCGCAAGGAGCGGCCGCAGGTGATCTGCCACCACGCGGCGCAGATCGACGTGCGGCGCTCCATGGCCGACCCGCGCCTCGACGCCGACGTCAACGTGGGCGGCCTGCTCAACCTGATGCAGGCGGCGGCCGCGGCGGGCTCGGTGGAGCACGTCCTGTTCGCCTCGTCCGGCGGCGCCACCTACGGCGACACCGAGGCGGTCCCCACGCCCGAGACCCACCCGCAGGCGCCGGTCTCGCACTACGGCGCGGCGAAGGCCGCGAGCGAGCTCTACCTGGGCGTCTACCGGGCGGCGCTCGGCATCCCGGTGGCGGCGCTGCGGTACGCGAACGTGTACGGGCCGCGCCAGGACCCGCACGGCGAGGCGGGCGTGGTGGCGATCTTCTGCGGGCGGCTGCTGGAGGGGCGCCCCTGCACCGTGTACGGCGACGGCGGCCAGACCCGCGACTACGTGTTCGTGGGCGACGTGGCGCGCGCGAACCTGCTCGCGGCGGAGCGGCGGCACGACGGGCCGCTCAACGTGGGCACCGGGGTCGAGACCGACGTCAACGCGCTCTACGCGCACCTGGCGCGCGCGGCCGGCGTGGACCGCCCGGCGGAGCACGCGCCCGCGCGGCCGGGCGAGCAGCGCCGGTCGTGCATCGACCCGTCGCTCGCCGGCAGGGCGATCGGCTGGAGGCCCGAGGTGCCCCTGGCGGACGGGCTCGCCCGGACGCTGGAGTGGTTCCGGGCCCGGCGCGCGTAG
- a CDS encoding 2-oxoacid:ferredoxin oxidoreductase subunit beta: protein MSTNGQTVTAALPVYTKKDFESGVDPRWCPGCGDYSIINQIQKTLPSVGVKRENIVFVSGIGCSSRFPYYMNNYGMHTLHGRAPSFASGLKVSRPELQVWIMTGDGDALAIGGNHFIHAMRRNLDMKLVMFNNRIYGLTKGQVSPTSELHKKTKSTPDGSPDYPFNPPLLALGAGATFVARAIDVEGVHMGGVLKAAAEHKGSTFVEVFQNCPVFNDGAYTFITEKANKAEAQLRMEQGKPLLFGKDNKKGIRIDHQRGELEVVVLGENGVTEKDILVHDATREDPTIAFMLAGLADKAGFPTPIGVFRNVQKPTCEEMTWEMIDAAKAKPGAGQLTKLLAGNDTWTIK from the coding sequence ATGAGCACGAACGGTCAGACGGTCACCGCGGCGCTGCCGGTTTACACCAAGAAGGACTTCGAGTCCGGCGTCGATCCGCGCTGGTGCCCGGGCTGCGGCGACTACTCGATCATCAACCAGATCCAGAAGACGCTGCCGTCGGTCGGCGTGAAGCGCGAGAACATCGTCTTCGTCTCCGGCATCGGCTGCAGCTCCCGCTTCCCGTACTACATGAACAACTACGGGATGCACACGCTGCACGGCCGCGCGCCGTCCTTCGCCTCGGGGCTGAAGGTCTCCCGGCCCGAGCTGCAGGTGTGGATCATGACCGGCGACGGCGACGCGCTCGCCATCGGCGGCAACCACTTCATCCACGCGATGCGGCGCAACCTGGACATGAAGCTGGTCATGTTCAACAACCGCATCTACGGCCTGACGAAGGGCCAGGTCTCGCCGACCTCCGAGCTGCACAAGAAGACCAAGTCCACGCCGGACGGCTCGCCGGACTACCCGTTCAACCCGCCGCTGCTCGCGCTCGGCGCCGGGGCGACGTTCGTCGCGCGCGCCATCGACGTCGAGGGCGTGCACATGGGCGGCGTGCTGAAGGCCGCGGCCGAGCACAAGGGCAGCACGTTCGTCGAGGTCTTCCAGAACTGCCCGGTGTTCAACGACGGCGCCTACACCTTCATCACCGAGAAGGCGAACAAGGCCGAGGCGCAGCTCCGCATGGAGCAGGGCAAGCCGCTGCTCTTCGGCAAGGACAACAAGAAGGGCATCCGCATCGACCACCAGCGGGGCGAGCTCGAGGTCGTCGTCCTCGGCGAGAACGGCGTCACCGAGAAGGACATCCTGGTGCACGACGCGACCCGCGAGGACCCGACCATCGCGTTCATGCTGGCGGGCCTGGCGGACAAGGCCGGCTTCCCGACGCCCATCGGCGTCTTCCGCAACGTGCAGAAGCCCACCTGCGAGGAGATGACCTGGGAGATGATCGACGCCGCCAAGGCGAAGCCGGGCGCGGGGCAGCTCACCAAGCTGCTCGCCGGCAACGACACCTGGACCATCAAGTAG
- a CDS encoding UDP-glucuronic acid decarboxylase family protein, giving the protein MSEQRAVILGAAGFIGSHLTDRFLSEGWRVTGVDNLITGTLRNLEHLAREPRFDFLQADVCAPIAISGRVDAVLDFASPASPVDYLRHPFETLHVGSVGVENALELARRSGAPFLLSSTSEVYGDPLEHPQRESYWGNVNPVGPRAVYDEAKRFAEAITVAYRRYREVPVRIARIFNTYGPRMRLDDGRVVPTFVAQALRGEPITVFGDGTQTRSFCYVDDNVEAIWRLLHSDCQDPVNVGDDHEMTVLEFAQAVQRLVGRTVPIEHRPLPQDDPRVRRPDLTRARERLGWTPRIGFEEGMRRTIDWFRAHV; this is encoded by the coding sequence ATGAGCGAACAGCGAGCAGTCATCCTCGGCGCGGCCGGGTTCATCGGCAGCCACCTCACGGATCGTTTCCTCTCGGAGGGGTGGCGCGTCACCGGCGTGGACAACCTCATCACGGGTACGCTCCGCAACCTGGAGCACCTCGCCCGGGAGCCCCGCTTCGACTTCCTCCAGGCCGACGTCTGCGCGCCGATCGCCATCTCGGGGCGGGTGGACGCGGTGCTGGACTTCGCGTCCCCGGCGTCCCCGGTGGACTACCTCCGGCATCCCTTCGAGACGCTCCACGTCGGCTCGGTCGGGGTCGAGAACGCGCTCGAGCTGGCGCGCCGCAGCGGCGCCCCGTTCCTGCTCTCGTCCACCTCGGAGGTGTACGGCGACCCGCTCGAGCACCCGCAGCGCGAGAGCTACTGGGGGAACGTGAACCCGGTCGGCCCGCGCGCGGTGTACGACGAGGCGAAGCGCTTCGCCGAGGCCATCACCGTCGCGTACCGCCGCTACCGCGAGGTGCCGGTGCGCATCGCGCGCATCTTCAACACCTACGGGCCGCGCATGCGGCTCGACGACGGCCGGGTGGTGCCGACGTTCGTGGCGCAGGCGCTCCGCGGCGAGCCCATCACCGTGTTCGGAGACGGCACGCAGACGCGCAGCTTCTGCTACGTGGACGACAACGTGGAGGCCATCTGGCGGCTGCTCCACAGCGACTGCCAGGACCCGGTGAACGTGGGCGACGACCACGAGATGACCGTGCTCGAGTTCGCGCAGGCCGTGCAGCGGCTGGTGGGGCGCACCGTGCCCATCGAGCACCGGCCGCTCCCGCAGGACGACCCGCGGGTGCGGCGCCCGGATCTCACGCGGGCGCGGGAGCGGCTGGGCTGGACGCCGCGGATCGGGTTCGAGGAAGGGATGCGCCGGACCATCGACTGGTTCCGCGCGCACGTCTGA
- the rpsG gene encoding 30S ribosomal protein S7: MPRRREVEKRKILPDPKFQDRIVAKFVNNLMRKGKKSTGERIIYGAFDQVEAKLKDDPLKVFKKALDNVKPVVEVKSRRVGGATYQVPVEVRQDRRTALAMRWLIDYSRGRGEKTMVEKLAGEIMDAASNRGNAVKKREDTHKMAEANKAFAHYRW; the protein is encoded by the coding sequence ATGCCTCGTCGTCGTGAAGTCGAGAAGCGGAAGATTCTCCCCGATCCCAAGTTCCAGGACCGGATCGTGGCGAAGTTCGTCAACAACCTGATGCGCAAGGGCAAGAAGTCCACCGGCGAGCGCATCATCTACGGCGCCTTCGATCAGGTCGAGGCGAAGCTGAAGGACGATCCGCTCAAGGTGTTCAAGAAGGCGCTCGACAACGTGAAGCCGGTCGTCGAGGTGAAGAGCCGCCGCGTCGGCGGCGCGACGTACCAGGTGCCGGTCGAGGTCCGCCAGGACCGCCGCACCGCGCTCGCGATGCGCTGGCTCATCGACTACTCCCGCGGCCGTGGCGAGAAGACCATGGTGGAGAAGCTCGCGGGCGAGATCATGGATGCGGCCTCGAACCGCGGCAACGCGGTGAAGAAGCGCGAGGACACGCACAAGATGGCCGAGGCCAACAAGGCCTTCGCGCACTACCGCTGGTAA
- the mutY gene encoding A/G-specific adenine glycosylase: MTRARPPAYAPPVPPATADAPARHAALRRRLLAWWDAGHRPLPWRQPQRGADPYRVWLAEVMLQQTQVATATPYWLRFVERWPTLEALAAARDEDVLAAWSGLGYYARCRNLLAAAREALRRHGGLPSSHEALRALPGFGPYTAGAVASIAFAAPVPAVDGNVTRVLSRLFLVEGDPAARGARARVAALAAALVDRERPGDLNQALMELGATVCRPRPDCARCPVAARCAARAAGRAAELPPPRRRPEKVRQVLACAVVVREGRVALVRRPAAGLFAGLAAFPAAEVAPGDAAGAALERYARTRHGLRLRAGEELARVERVLTHRLLELRALRCSLARPPPEEGIRWVPADALDGAGLPAAMRALAAAVRDALGEAPPPSGGARQPARARARANSLAPRRDFV; encoded by the coding sequence TTGACCCGCGCGCGGCCCCCCGCCTACGCTCCGCCCGTGCCCCCCGCCACCGCCGACGCGCCCGCCCGCCACGCCGCGCTCCGCCGCCGCCTGCTCGCGTGGTGGGACGCCGGCCACCGGCCGCTGCCGTGGCGCCAGCCGCAGCGCGGCGCCGATCCGTACCGCGTCTGGCTGGCCGAGGTGATGCTGCAGCAGACGCAGGTGGCCACGGCCACGCCGTACTGGCTGCGCTTCGTCGAGCGCTGGCCCACGCTCGAGGCGCTCGCGGCCGCGCGCGACGAGGACGTGCTCGCCGCGTGGAGCGGCCTCGGCTACTACGCGCGCTGCCGCAACCTGCTCGCGGCCGCGCGCGAGGCGCTCCGGCGCCACGGCGGCCTGCCGTCGTCGCACGAGGCGCTGCGCGCGCTGCCGGGGTTCGGGCCGTACACCGCGGGCGCGGTCGCCTCGATCGCGTTCGCCGCGCCGGTGCCGGCGGTGGACGGCAACGTCACGCGCGTGCTGTCGCGGCTGTTCCTGGTCGAGGGCGATCCCGCCGCCCGCGGCGCCCGCGCGCGGGTGGCCGCGCTCGCCGCCGCGCTGGTGGACCGCGAGCGGCCGGGGGACCTCAACCAGGCGCTCATGGAGCTGGGGGCGACCGTGTGCCGGCCGCGGCCGGACTGCGCGCGCTGCCCGGTGGCGGCGCGGTGCGCGGCGCGGGCCGCCGGGCGCGCCGCGGAGCTCCCGCCGCCGCGGCGGCGCCCGGAGAAGGTGCGCCAGGTGCTCGCCTGCGCGGTGGTGGTGCGCGAGGGGAGGGTGGCGCTGGTGCGCCGCCCGGCGGCGGGGCTGTTCGCCGGCCTGGCGGCGTTCCCCGCGGCCGAGGTGGCGCCGGGCGACGCCGCGGGCGCGGCGCTGGAGCGCTACGCCCGGACGCGCCACGGCCTGCGGCTGCGCGCGGGCGAGGAGCTGGCGCGGGTCGAGCGGGTGCTCACGCACCGCCTGCTCGAGCTCCGCGCGCTCCGCTGCTCCCTCGCACGGCCCCCGCCCGAGGAGGGGATCCGCTGGGTGCCCGCGGACGCGCTCGACGGCGCGGGCCTCCCGGCGGCCATGCGCGCGCTCGCCGCGGCGGTCCGTGACGCGCTCGGGGAGGCGCCGCCGCCGTCCGGGGGAGCCCGCCAGCCGGCGCGCGCGCGGGCCCGCGCGAATTCGCTCGCACCTCGGCGCGATTTCGTGTAG
- a CDS encoding 4Fe-4S dicluster domain-containing protein: protein MSATSPAAKKDRKFRGVVVINRETCKGCAFCVEFCPLGALELESDYNAKGYHPPFLAKPELCNGCDMCGHFCPDFSIYGYREKLEQVAA from the coding sequence ATGAGTGCGACTTCGCCTGCCGCGAAGAAGGACAGGAAGTTTCGCGGCGTCGTGGTGATCAACCGCGAGACTTGCAAGGGGTGCGCGTTCTGCGTGGAGTTCTGCCCGCTGGGCGCGCTCGAGCTGGAGAGCGACTACAACGCCAAGGGCTACCACCCGCCGTTCCTGGCGAAGCCGGAGCTGTGCAACGGCTGCGACATGTGCGGGCACTTCTGCCCCGATTTCTCGATCTACGGCTACCGCGAGAAGCTCGAGCAGGTTGCGGCCTAG
- the mtgA gene encoding monofunctional biosynthetic peptidoglycan transglycosylase: MPAARSRRRVPRSLLYAAAAAAISLVGLALLWVALPDPAPLARDNPRTTALIEQRRAEAKEKRRAFRPRQAWVPLDRVSRPMVQAVLLSEDANFYGHEGIDWEATREAAAHDLEKRSFARGASTITQQLAKNLWLGTEKSLWRKLKEALLAVKLERELPKRRILALYLNVVELGDGVFGVEAGARARFGTSAAALTPAQAAVLASMLPAPRRVDLSSPSTWLKRRSRRLLDRMRAAGRLTAEQHLSASAELERILAGPVPRDDREEPPDVVDDVPVAAAPRAEPVPAGAAAAPEPAAVEAPAPGEPR; encoded by the coding sequence ATGCCAGCCGCCCGGAGCCGCCGGCGCGTCCCGCGCTCCCTCCTCTACGCCGCCGCCGCGGCCGCGATCTCGCTCGTCGGGCTCGCGCTCCTCTGGGTCGCCCTCCCCGACCCCGCCCCGCTCGCGCGCGACAACCCGCGCACCACCGCGCTCATCGAGCAGCGGCGCGCCGAGGCGAAGGAGAAGCGGCGCGCGTTCCGGCCGCGGCAGGCCTGGGTGCCGCTCGACCGCGTCTCGCGCCCGATGGTCCAGGCGGTGCTGCTCTCCGAGGACGCGAACTTCTACGGCCACGAGGGGATCGACTGGGAGGCCACCCGCGAGGCCGCCGCCCACGACCTGGAGAAGCGCAGCTTCGCCCGCGGCGCGTCCACCATCACGCAGCAGCTCGCCAAGAACCTGTGGCTCGGCACCGAGAAGAGCCTGTGGCGCAAGCTCAAGGAGGCGCTGCTGGCGGTGAAGCTGGAGCGCGAGCTCCCCAAGCGCCGCATCCTCGCGCTCTACCTGAACGTGGTCGAGCTGGGCGACGGCGTGTTCGGCGTGGAGGCCGGCGCGCGGGCGCGCTTCGGCACCAGCGCCGCGGCGCTCACGCCGGCGCAGGCGGCGGTCCTCGCCAGCATGCTGCCGGCGCCGCGCCGGGTGGACCTCTCCAGCCCGTCCACCTGGCTGAAGCGCCGCTCGCGGCGGCTGCTCGACCGGATGCGCGCGGCCGGCCGGCTCACGGCCGAGCAGCACCTGTCCGCGAGCGCCGAGCTGGAGCGGATCCTGGCGGGCCCGGTGCCCCGCGACGACCGCGAGGAGCCGCCGGACGTGGTGGACGACGTGCCGGTGGCGGCCGCGCCCCGGGCCGAGCCGGTGCCGGCGGGCGCGGCGGCGGCGCCGGAGCCGGCCGCCGTGGAGGCGCCCGCGCCCGGCGAGCCGCGGTAG
- a CDS encoding 2-oxoacid:acceptor oxidoreductase subunit alpha, with amino-acid sequence MSNANPSGTLTGSHYLDGDHACSEGAIAAGCRFASGYPITPSTEVVERLSARFPRVGGRFIQLEDELGASIALLGAVWGGAKACTVTSGPGFSLMMEHIGYAAITETPCVYINVQRAGPSTGLPTQPAQGDMMQARFGSHGDYRLIALCPNSPQECFDLTVEAFNLAEEFRVPVLVMLDEVVGHMTEKVVIPPAEQIKVSERRYTKKKPGEGFKLFEASNGSMVPEMVKAGDGYRIHVTGLTHDERGYPAMNVPTHEKMQLRLQDKIVENADRIVRWEEKDLADAEVVVVSFGITSRVAERAIKAAREQGVKVGSFRLITAWPFPEKQIAELSKKVKAFVVPELNLGQMALEVERVVAGRTKVVPVPHVGGTVHNPETILNKILESVR; translated from the coding sequence ATGTCCAACGCGAATCCTTCCGGCACCCTGACCGGCAGCCACTACCTCGACGGCGACCACGCCTGCAGCGAAGGCGCCATCGCGGCCGGCTGCCGCTTCGCCTCCGGCTACCCCATCACGCCCTCGACCGAGGTGGTCGAGCGCCTCTCGGCGCGCTTCCCCCGCGTCGGCGGCCGCTTCATCCAGCTCGAGGACGAGCTGGGCGCGTCCATCGCGCTGCTCGGCGCGGTCTGGGGCGGCGCCAAGGCCTGCACCGTCACCTCCGGCCCCGGCTTCTCGCTGATGATGGAGCACATCGGCTACGCCGCCATCACCGAGACGCCCTGCGTGTACATCAACGTGCAGCGCGCCGGCCCGTCCACCGGCCTGCCCACGCAGCCGGCCCAGGGCGACATGATGCAGGCGCGCTTCGGTTCGCACGGCGACTACCGCCTCATCGCGCTCTGCCCGAACTCCCCGCAGGAGTGCTTCGACCTGACCGTCGAGGCGTTCAACCTGGCCGAGGAGTTCCGCGTCCCGGTGCTGGTGATGCTCGACGAGGTGGTCGGGCACATGACCGAGAAGGTGGTCATCCCGCCCGCCGAGCAGATCAAGGTCAGCGAGCGCCGCTACACCAAGAAGAAGCCGGGCGAGGGCTTCAAGCTGTTCGAGGCCTCGAACGGCAGCATGGTCCCGGAGATGGTGAAGGCCGGCGACGGCTACCGGATCCACGTGACCGGCCTCACCCACGACGAGCGCGGCTACCCGGCCATGAACGTCCCGACGCACGAGAAGATGCAGCTCCGGCTGCAGGACAAGATCGTCGAGAACGCCGACCGGATCGTGCGCTGGGAGGAGAAGGACCTCGCCGACGCCGAGGTGGTGGTGGTGAGCTTCGGCATCACCTCCCGCGTGGCGGAGCGCGCCATCAAGGCGGCGCGCGAGCAGGGCGTCAAGGTCGGCTCGTTCCGGCTCATCACCGCCTGGCCGTTCCCCGAGAAGCAGATCGCGGAGCTGTCGAAGAAGGTGAAGGCGTTCGTCGTGCCCGAGCTCAACCTCGGCCAGATGGCCCTCGAGGTGGAGCGGGTGGTGGCGGGCCGCACCAAGGTCGTGCCGGTGCCGCACGTCGGCGGCACGGTCCACAACCCCGAGACCATCCTGAACAAGATCCTGGAGTCCGTGCGATGA